The region tttgtataagatactccactggtaattgggtatttcatatatgggataTTTGACTGACAGTTTGGGTATCTCATATAAAGTGAATACTCCGCTGAAGTTGGGTATTCCATCGGCTAAAGTTGGCaaacttttcagaaattggtcatttttgttaattttgtgtaaaaataggctaaatttgtcCTTCACCCAAATCATTTTGTAGAGTTCAATACAGTATAAGAGTACATAAAATATTGATTGCTTGATTCTGTAATAATAGTTTCTGAAGTCTCATTGTTTCTTTTTTAATTCAAATGAAGATATGTGACATAGTTGTTATTACAAAGTTGATGAATGCAACTCTTATTCTTCCTTCTCTTGATCACGAGTCCTTTTGGTCAAATCCTAGGTGACCAACTGCAGAAAATAGAAAATCAGAAATAGTTAAGTATTATTACGTTTTTGTAGTGGTTACTAGCTGTTAGTAGGAAGATGTGATTTTGTGTGAAGGATGAACATGGTTTATATATGTGATTGAGACATAATTAGTGGGAGGAATTGATGTATGTATAAACAAATCAGCACTTAATAATTGTTTCCATGATTCAAATAATAAATTAGTGATTTTCTAATCATAAAAGAATCAATTATAGCATAAATCATGAACATGTATGATATTATTTGGTTTATTGATTTTTTAAATCATAAAAAGAATCAATTAGAACTATATCTATATTTTTGTAGGGTGTAATTCgctaataaataatttatatgacTGTTTACTCTTATTGATTCATGTAATATATTAATCGCTACCAAATTATTGTTGAAGATATTAAATCTCAATAAAAATGTTTAACGTAATATATATGGAGTAGTGTACCGACGATATTAGTTTTTAAGGATATAAAATTAATGTTAAAAAAATCAAACttattaaatgattaattggtaaattttcttttataaaaattgaaaataattgTGATCAGCAAGATTGATGCTACATTCTTTATTTATTTGAAGAATAAGGTGTCATTGATGTTATCAACTTTTTGTCATGGTAGTTACCATCTTGGTTGCACGTCAAATCTGTTGGATAGTAAGTTGGGTTACCCGAAACCCATGGATAGTGGATGGAGTATCCGATTAAGTATGTTATTTTTTTGTACTACTACATTGAAATCGGCAGAACCCATGGATTGCAATTGGATCAATATGGTTATTATGGATAATCCAGCTGAATTTTTCATGACCAAAAAGGGCAAGCAAATGATTTagcaaaataaaataataaagggTATTTAAAGTAATTTGTAAATCATATTGCTAGTAAACATTAAGAATATattgatattgatttgaagtgaAATCTTACAACGTACCATATATAGTCATACGAAAACCTTGCAATACAATTATTACAATAAAATTACCTTGTTGAAAGATATATAATGTACGATATTTTTAAGCCCCTCAGGAGAGTTGTTACGTGCAATTATTCTTCCCCGGTATTGATGCAACATGCAATTATTTTTCCCTGATATTGATGCAGATCATCCATCTCCAACTCATGCTGAGCATTAATAGTTAGCAGACATCTATTCCGTAGAGTTTCAATATTATGATGAACACGTTGGTGTAACAAGTTTTCAGTATGTGAACAACTTTCTTTTTCTCCCATCCTATCAAAAAAAACAAACAATATCCAGGAAAATATCGTGTAGCACAGGATCAATCACTTCCAATGTATCAATGTCAATCACATCTTCAACCTTATAGTCTAGGTATTGTAAAGTAGATGAATCCCAACAAGATTTACACGTTTATCGACTGTTAATTCAATAGTATTGTCGTCGTCTGTGATCGAGAAAATTGATTTTGGCACTATCACCATCATCAGCCAATCAAATCCTTCATACCCAGGAACATCAGAGCTGTAGCTCCGCATAAAACCACTTGTAGTATTCTTTACAGAATAATTAAATCCAACACATGATTGTATTGGGTCGTTAAAACAAAGAATGATGCCCATGAAATTGTGCGACTCATTTGGCAGCAACTCTGCATACACTGACTCTGAATATTCACTTGCCCGAGATGGTGTCTCTAAGGATTCACTTGTCCAATACGGGGATTCAAGAATCCAATCATACCATCTAGGGCGACTTTTCTGATCTTGTGACTCAGAGGATTCAGCCGTTGGTGATTCAAGAATCCAATCAGACCATTGTGGACGACTTTTCTGATCTAGATATCCTGTCACGTAAACACTAATTTGATGCCCATATTCAGAATATACCTGTTCTCCATAAAACAAAAAATAACGATCAACACAACCGATAAGAACTAGTTTATTTATCCTATTAAAATGAGAAATGTGTATTTTATGAATTTATGTTATTAGAGGTAATAATTTTTCATTCGATTTGCATTCTTAATAAGTTTGGTAGTTTGTTCTCATAGTTATTAATAGTCTTAGTTGCTCGTGTAGGTGCTACAATGTCGCTTTTTAAAGCCATATGACTAATTACATGATATGGTAGATGGGTTGTGtgttgttttaattttttttttggacAGGTTTGTGGTAATTCAAATATTTAGTTTGGAGGGTGATCTCCAAAGGAAATATTAAGTTTGAGACATCAAAAGGAGTGCAAAATGAGAAATAGAAGGGGCTTACGACAATGAACCAATGAACGAAGTTTTTTACGATAGGTATTGTATCATTGTTTAACGTTACCTCGCTTACTGTACTTATGTTTTTGGATCATTACTTACCTAGAACACACATATTTGTGTGCACACACAAGCCGGGGGTCTTTTGAGGAAACAGACTCTTCATTCTTTTGAATGAGGGTAAGACTGCGTACGATATACCCTCCTCAGACACTGGTCTAGGCGGTATTATTGGGTACGATTGATTGATTGATAATTTTTCATTCGACAAGTAAAGTTAAAAGAGTTAGAGATGAGCTAACCTTAAAAAATAGTTTTGTGAGATCTTTTGTCAGACCAGCACAACCTCTCAAATCAAGCTTTCTAATAGAAATGAGATCCTCCAGGCCCGGAACATCTGTCAAACCGCTATCATATACAAGGGTCAGTTCCTCCAAGTGTTTCAGATTGGATAGATTTGGTAATCTTTGCAGATACTTACAATTACTTGCATCTATCCGTTTCAGATTAGGAGGAAGTTTTCGAACCAAATGCAGATGATCACAGAAGCTAATATCAAGTTCCTTTAGGTTTGACAACCGACCAAAAGCAAATGGAAGAATTCTAAGGTTCTTGTTATACCTTAGTTCCAAGTCCACAAGCTTAGGAAGATATCCGATCGAATCAGGCAAATATGAAACACTCAGGTCATTAGCAATGAGCTTTGTTAATGACTCAATGTTGCCCAGTTTTATAGGCAAAGCTTTCAGACTACTGCATTCACTACAATCTAGAACTATCAATGCTCTCAAGTTGCAGATGGTGTCCGGAAGACTTCTTAGCTTCTTACAACCGTGCATATATAAGAAATTAAGCCCCATTAAACTTCCAACTGACATGTGGACTTCCTCCAAGCTTTCACAACCGTTCAGATTCAAAGTCTCAagacaaggaaattttgtgaaaTCTGGAGTTGTAGTTAAATCTTGAGAATATGACATGTTTAGAGTCTTTAACTTTCCAAAAACAGGTGACACCTGTAACAATGAGTGCCAATGGGAGATTCAAATCAGAatttttaaaaacaaattatCAAATATATGCAAGAAAAGACTAGATTACTAGAATTAACTACCATGTTTATATCCCACATTGTTTTCAATTTGCTCCCCGACAACTCAAGAATAACAATTTTATCCGGATAAAAATCAGAAGGTAAACATTGTAAAGGACAACAATTCCAACAGAGCACTCTCAAATCTTCAAACATATTTTCGAAGCTTCCAGTGAGATTTACCTTACTAAAGTAAAGAAATCTTAATTTACTCATCTTTTTGAAAGTTTTGGTAGTGAATGATAATCCTCTTAGTACATCCTGGTTCTTGTCCCGAGGGATGATACATTCTATTGCTTCTGTTCCCTGACGCATATATATGAAGAAGAAAACTTGATGATCAATGTTTTTGTAAATAAATCTACGAGAGAAAAGAGAATGAAATTACCTTTTTCTTCTTTAACACATCACATATATCTTTTGATACCCACAATCTACTATGTTTTCCAGGCTCATCAGGAGATTCATTACGGGCAATATTCCTTCCCATATCCTGAAGCAGATCATGCATCCCCAACTCATCGTCGTCATTGGTTGTAAGCAAGCATCTTTTGTTTAGAATGTGAATATGACGATCGACAAATGTGTAACAAGTTTCCATTATATTAACAACCTCTTTTTTCTTCAGTCCGACGAAAAAACAAGCAATGTCTAGGTAAACATTTTGCAGCATAGGATCTACCGATTTCAGGGCATGATAGCTAATTTTGAGTTTATTCTCAACATCTCCAATAGGGAttcgtttcaacttgtttataAACCATCTCCAGTCTCTCTCAGATTGATTAAGCAGGTTCGATCCAAAAACTTTAAGAGCCAATGGAAGCCCCCCAGCATGTTCTAGAATTTCTTTGGACAATTCCTTGAATGTGTCGGGTATTTTATTATCACCAAAGGCATGTTGCATAAAGAGTTGACGTGACTCAACATCACCCAGTCCATTTACCTTGTACTTGGCTTCGACTCTAACTGAATCAAGTAGATCTTCATTCCTTGTCGTTATTATAATTATGCTACCCATAGCAAATGGCCCAACTATAAATTCAAGGGGCATTATGTTGTCCAAATCATCAATAACAATCAGAACCTTTTTCGAACAAATTCTAGCTCTTATCAACTCAATTCCTTGATCAACATTGTCGATCTTTACATTCTTACGTTTCAGAACATTGTCAATAAGTTTCTGTTGTAAACTAACTAAGCCGTTTTCTCTTGTTGAAGCCTCCCTAACATCAGCTAGGAAGCAGCTGCCATGAAAGCTTCCATAGTGTTTGTTATACACAGCTTTAGCAAGAGTTGTTTTGCCAACTCCACCCATACCATGTATACCAACCCTTATGACACCTTCTTTGTCACATCTCAACAATGTTGTTATGGCTGTCACACGAGAATCCAACCCAACAGGATATTTGGCAACATCTAAAGTCTTGGGATTTATTTTGAGAAGAAGCTCATCAATAATTTCATTGATAACATCAGCTTCAGACCTGTAATGCAATATTTTTATTATGAACAGAGCATGGTAGATATTTAGGAGATACTGCAATGCCATTCTTTATAATATGAAAAAGTGCTTGCTGATTCTTTTTATTTGAGTTACCTGTTCTCTGATATATGGTATCCTGAAAAGCTGGCGACTTCAGTTAGTGTAAGTCGCCAATTGTTCACTTTCTCTCTTCCAAAACGAACATGATGTTTTTGAAAAGCTTGTTGAAATTTCCCAGTTTGGTATCGCACAACTGCTGGATTAATGTTGTAGAATACAGGAATAACCAATCGCTGCATTGTCTTGTAACAAAGGAGTATCTCGGCTAGCTCATCAAGGCACCAACTTGAAGAAGCATAATTTTCCGACAGGACAACAATGTAGGTCTTTGATTTCCTAATAGCATCAAGCAATGCATCTGAAATTACTTCACCACTACGTAGCTCAGGATCATCTCTAAAAGTTTGAATACCATTACCATCGAGTTTATCATACAAATGACTTGTAAACTTATTTCTAGTGTCTGAACCGCGGAAACTCAAGAAAACATCCCAACGAGTTGAGTATGAATCAGAAGAGGAAGGAGTTTGAGAACTTGTTGAAGCTAGTGAGTTTAAAACAGTAGATGCCGGAGTTTCAGAAATATTTGAAGAAGGCAGTGAATCAGGAGAAGAGGATGGAGTTTGAGAGGTAGGTGGAGAAGACAATGATTCACACAACAGTTCCCACAACTGGGCTATACAAGAAAAAATGATTTGAAACATTTTTGAAGTTCTAGAAATGAGAGTTCTAGCTGTATCAAAATGATAGTTTGATAAAATGAAGGATAATGAGTTGAAAATGTAGATAACAAAATGGGTGGCCCTTGCTCAATTTCCATACACCTTTTGGTGTTCTTTCATTATTGATACCAACCAGTACCACCCTCCATTTTGACATAAGTATTACTACGACTCAGCAGCACTAAAGAGTTGAGTCATAATGCAGAAAAGTCAACTTGATTTATTCATAAAATTAGGAGATGAGAGGGTGATTTACAGACAAATCAAGTTGACTTTTAATTTATTCATAAAGAATAAGGGATGACTGCAGTGGCGGAATCAGGATTGCAAATTGGCCGGGGCTTAAATGAAATATCGCCAATATTTTTATGTTAGTGGGGAATTAGGTTTCTCCCCGGATGACTGGAGCGTATGTTGCTGTACAAGATTTTGATGAATGCAAAAATGAGTGaaatttatgaataattgtttACATTTTTCAACAGTTGATTCATGGAAGGCTTGAAATTTAATTTCTGAAGATACACAACAGAAGCTAGAAAGAAATACAATTTTGAAGAAATACCAAGAAAATTGTGTTAGGGTAGCTAGGAAGGACGAACTCTTTGATACTTCATTATGTTACCAGCCCTTCTAAAACTCGAGTTTTTAGGAGAAAGACTTAATCGGATCATATCTCGTCTTAATAAAATGCGTTGTCAAACTTCATATCTTCGTGATCACATCTAGTGTAGATAAATGGTCAGAAATGTAACAtgtaataaaaaattaaatatgaaaAGGATACACTTCTGCCGAAACATATCAAACCATAAAAAAGCTTTTGTCACTTTTTATTCCATTACATAAAAAGGAAAGGTATACGCTGCTGCAAAAACCTATCAAATTATAAAAAGCTTTGTTACTTTTTATTTCCTTAAAATTGAAGCTAGTCTTAAGAGCCTCCGAAACTTACATGTTCTAACACAAGCTTTGTTTTTACTGACCAAAAAGTGCTCCGTAGAATTCGTTGACTGTCAAAATACACACATATAGGAACAATTAAATGAAGAGTGATGTTGTGCATAAAGCCATTTGAACACATCAGATTCAGATGAAAACATGGTCCATTTTCAGTGGATCATTGGTTGTAATTTTTGTTACCTGTTTCAGCACCCAGGTCGACCAAGCAGAGCACCTTCGCATTCAGCATTTCATGAATTTTTTGGTTACCTGTTTCTGCACTCAAGTCGATCAAACAGACACTTTCGCATTCAGCATTTCATGGAAGAGGACAGAATGATTAGTTCTTGTCACTTTTCGACTGTTCAATTCTTCATTAACTGTGGGGCAGTCATACTCTTCAGTTCAGTACAGTAGACGAATCCCATAAAGTTCTGTATTTTCTGCTACTATAATTCTATCATTACCATTTTTAACATAATAAACAAATGAAAGATAAACGGATTTAAAGAGAAAAATCATCCCTGACAAATGGTGCGACATATTTGGCGGAAAATTTGGACATAATTTTGATCAAGCCCCGAAACTCTCTTAAacaagaggtgataaaaggatgttaaattggatgtacataatgttaacatggtaattgtaccaatatacaGAGAGTTAAGTGGGTCTTATAGAGGGCCAAATCACTATAAGGGGTAAAGTAAGGGGTAAaataacttacatggttgattgaaACCAAAATCCgacccaaaattaactcgtataaaagtgatactaagaggtggtaaaaggatatcaaattggatgtatacgataTTGACATgataattgtaccaatatatgctgaaaagtgactcttatagaatgtAAAGTGAatgtaatatggtgaaaagtgaattacatgattgattaattaaaatcaaaatgtggcccaaagtTGACTCTTATAAAGTGGTATCAGAGGATGCTAAAGTGGTCATAATTCACTTGGATGAGACTAATCAAGCCCTGAAACTCTCtttgttggaataatcttaaatttagttattaattatttgtttatttaattattagatatttagcaatagattaattattagagaaaaatattaatttagaattgtttagtagtggggtagtggagtagtggagttatggagtaaattatggacatgtaatttacccattaattagtagtggttagttttagtaatagttagttttaatatgtttgtaaagcctatataatggctagtttaccttgagttttagaagaaggaaaacaaataaacaaaaaaaatagcagcaaaaaaaaaaaaaaaaaaaaaaaaaaaaagtacaagttctctgcaaaaaaaatgtaggtgtcttcttttttctctaagtttttccaacatggtatcagagctatatgTTCTAGGGCTTGTGAGacttttataaaaatacataaatttatatatatatatatatatattaagtatttaTGTGTGATTTCAAATGACATTAAAAATTTCTCCATATATATTTAGTGAAGTATCAAGATGAAATGATAGgtggaaaagaaaagaaaagcaaGAGATCAATGAGGGAGGAAGAAATTGGAGGAAAAAATGAGGGACTGCTATTAGCTAAAGGTTTATCCTCAAAAGGCACAGGGAACAAAGTTCAATGCAACCATTGTCATAAGATGGGACATGAAGAAAAAGACTGCTGGTACAAAGGAAAGCCACAATGCTACAAATGCAAAAAATATGGGTATCTGGCAAAGAATTGTAGATTTCAGAATGATGAAGAAAGGATGGCACAATTGATCGAGGGAGAACCACTCCTTTAGAGTtgtggagagaaagtgctccaaagtgtttttggagagaaagtgctccaaagtgtttttgatgagatagtgcatcaaaattgatggtgg is a window of Apium graveolens cultivar Ventura chromosome 11, ASM990537v1, whole genome shotgun sequence DNA encoding:
- the LOC141698471 gene encoding TMV resistance protein N-like isoform X2, whose amino-acid sequence is MFQIIFSCIAQLWELLCESLSSPPTSQTPSSSPDSLPSSNISETPASTVLNSLASTSSQTPSSSDSYSTRWDVFLSFRGSDTRNKFTSHLYDKLDGNGIQTFRDDPELRSGEVISDALLDAIRKSKTYIVVLSENYASSSWCLDELAEILLCYKTMQRLVIPVFYNINPAVVRYQTGKFQQAFQKHHVRFGREKVNNWRLTLTEVASFSGYHISENRSEADVINEIIDELLLKINPKTLDVAKYPVGLDSRVTAITTLLRCDKEGVIRVGIHGMGGVGKTTLAKAVYNKHYGSFHGSCFLADVREASTRENGLVSLQQKLIDNVLKRKNVKIDNVDQGIELIRARICSKKVLIVIDDLDNIMPLEFIVGPFAMGSIIIITTRNEDLLDSVRVEAKYKVNGLGDVESRQLFMQHAFGDNKIPDTFKELSKEILEHAGGLPLALKVFGSNLLNQSERDWRWFINKLKRIPIGDVENKLKISYHALKSVDPMLQNVYLDIACFFVGLKKKEVVNIMETCYTFVDRHIHILNKRCLLTTNDDDELGMHDLLQDMGRNIARNESPDEPGKHSRLWVSKDICDVLKKKKGTEAIECIIPRDKNQDVLRGLSFTTKTFKKMSKLRFLYFSKVSPVFGKLKTLNMSYSQDLTTTPDFTKFPCLETLNLNGCESLEEVHMSVGSLMGLNFLYMHGCKKLRSLPDTICNLRALIVLDCSECSSLKALPIKLGNIESLTKLIANDLSVSYLPDSIGYLPKLVDLELRYNKNLRILPFAFGRLSNLKELDISFCDHLHLVRKLPPNLKRIDASNCKYLQRLPNLSNLKHLEELTLVYDSGLTDVPGLEDLISIRKLDLRGCAGLTKDLTKLFFKVYSEYGHQISVYVTGYLDQKSRPQWSDWILESPTAESSESQDQKSRPRWYDWILESPYWTSESLETPSRASEYSESVYAELLPNESHNFMGIILCFNDPIQSCVGFNYSVKNTTSGFMRSYSSDVPGYEGFDWLMMVIVPKSIFSITDDDNTIELTVDKRVNLVGIHLLYNT
- the LOC141698471 gene encoding TMV resistance protein N-like isoform X1 translates to MFQIIFSCIAQLWELLCESLSSPPTSQTPSSSPDSLPSSNISETPASTVLNSLASTSSQTPSSSDSYSTRWDVFLSFRGSDTRNKFTSHLYDKLDGNGIQTFRDDPELRSGEVISDALLDAIRKSKTYIVVLSENYASSSWCLDELAEILLCYKTMQRLVIPVFYNINPAVVRYQTGKFQQAFQKHHVRFGREKVNNWRLTLTEVASFSGYHISENRSEADVINEIIDELLLKINPKTLDVAKYPVGLDSRVTAITTLLRCDKEGVIRVGIHGMGGVGKTTLAKAVYNKHYGSFHGSCFLADVREASTRENGLVSLQQKLIDNVLKRKNVKIDNVDQGIELIRARICSKKVLIVIDDLDNIMPLEFIVGPFAMGSIIIITTRNEDLLDSVRVEAKYKVNGLGDVESRQLFMQHAFGDNKIPDTFKELSKEILEHAGGLPLALKVFGSNLLNQSERDWRWFINKLKRIPIGDVENKLKISYHALKSVDPMLQNVYLDIACFFVGLKKKEVVNIMETCYTFVDRHIHILNKRCLLTTNDDDELGMHDLLQDMGRNIARNESPDEPGKHSRLWVSKDICDVLKKKKGTEAIECIIPRDKNQDVLRGLSFTTKTFKKMSKLRFLYFSKVNLTGSFENMFEDLRVLCWNCCPLQCLPSDFYPDKIVILELSGSKLKTMWDINMVSPVFGKLKTLNMSYSQDLTTTPDFTKFPCLETLNLNGCESLEEVHMSVGSLMGLNFLYMHGCKKLRSLPDTICNLRALIVLDCSECSSLKALPIKLGNIESLTKLIANDLSVSYLPDSIGYLPKLVDLELRYNKNLRILPFAFGRLSNLKELDISFCDHLHLVRKLPPNLKRIDASNCKYLQRLPNLSNLKHLEELTLVYDSGLTDVPGLEDLISIRKLDLRGCAGLTKDLTKLFFKVYSEYGHQISVYVTGYLDQKSRPQWSDWILESPTAESSESQDQKSRPRWYDWILESPYWTSESLETPSRASEYSESVYAELLPNESHNFMGIILCFNDPIQSCVGFNYSVKNTTSGFMRSYSSDVPGYEGFDWLMMVIVPKSIFSITDDDNTIELTVDKRVNLVGIHLLYNT
- the LOC141698471 gene encoding TMV resistance protein N-like isoform X3 is translated as MFQIIFSCIAQLWELLCESLSSPPTSQTPSSSPDSLPSSNISETPASTVLNSLASTSSQTPSSSDSYSTRWDVFLSFRGSDTRNKFTSHLYDKLDGNGIQTFRDDPELRSGEVISDALLDAIRKSKTYIVVLSENYASSSWCLDELAEILLCYKTMQRLVIPVFYNINPAVVRYQTGKFQQAFQKHHVRFGREKVNNWRLTLTEVASFSGYHISENRSEADVINEIIDELLLKINPKTLDVAKYPVGLDSRVTAITTLLRCDKEGVIRVGIHGMGGVGKTTLAKAVYNKHYGSFHGSCFLADVREASTRENGLVSLQQKLIDNVLKRKNVKIDNVDQGIELIRARICSKKVLIVIDDLDNIMPLEFIVGPFAMGSIIIITTRNEDLLDSVRVEAKYKVNGLGDVESRQLFMQHAFGDNKIPDTFKELSKEILEHAGGLPLALKVFGSNLLNQSERDWRWFINKLKRIPIGDVENKLKISYHALKSVDPMLQNVYLDIACFFVGLKKKEVVNIMETCYTFVDRHIHILNKRCLLTTNDDDELGMHDLLQDMGRNIARNESPDEPGKHSRLWVSKDICDVLKKKKVSPVFGKLKTLNMSYSQDLTTTPDFTKFPCLETLNLNGCESLEEVHMSVGSLMGLNFLYMHGCKKLRSLPDTICNLRALIVLDCSECSSLKALPIKLGNIESLTKLIANDLSVSYLPDSIGYLPKLVDLELRYNKNLRILPFAFGRLSNLKELDISFCDHLHLVRKLPPNLKRIDASNCKYLQRLPNLSNLKHLEELTLVYDSGLTDVPGLEDLISIRKLDLRGCAGLTKDLTKLFFKVYSEYGHQISVYVTGYLDQKSRPQWSDWILESPTAESSESQDQKSRPRWYDWILESPYWTSESLETPSRASEYSESVYAELLPNESHNFMGIILCFNDPIQSCVGFNYSVKNTTSGFMRSYSSDVPGYEGFDWLMMVIVPKSIFSITDDDNTIELTVDKRVNLVGIHLLYNT